One Dictyoglomus turgidum DSM 6724 DNA window includes the following coding sequences:
- the hflC gene encoding protease modulator HflC: MKYVYLGVILFIILFILIFSIFIVDITNQAVVLEFGKPVRVVKEPGLYFKKPFVQEVIFFEKRILQYDSEPTIVVTKDKKSMILDSFALFKIYDPILFLKTVRNELGAQARLDDIIYSEMRRVVGQYDFDDIVSKKREEVFEEITISSREKAKELGIEISTVRMKRVSVPAENLKKIYDSMTAERQRQAALYRAEGQREAQRIKSEAEKKRVIILSEAYRKAQELKGKGEAEASKILQTALSSDPEFYQFLKTLELYKSTLPGNVLIITPDSELFKYLRKK; the protein is encoded by the coding sequence ATGAAGTATGTTTATTTAGGTGTAATTCTCTTTATTATTTTATTTATCTTGATTTTTTCCATCTTTATAGTTGATATAACAAATCAGGCTGTGGTCCTTGAATTTGGAAAGCCAGTAAGGGTGGTAAAAGAGCCTGGTCTTTATTTTAAAAAGCCCTTTGTACAGGAAGTAATATTTTTTGAGAAAAGAATTCTGCAATATGATTCAGAGCCTACCATAGTGGTTACGAAGGATAAAAAGTCTATGATTTTGGATTCTTTTGCTCTTTTTAAAATTTATGATCCCATATTGTTTTTAAAGACAGTAAGAAATGAACTGGGAGCTCAGGCGAGGCTTGATGATATTATCTATAGTGAGATGAGAAGAGTGGTAGGGCAGTATGACTTTGATGATATAGTTTCTAAGAAAAGGGAAGAGGTATTTGAAGAGATAACAATATCATCAAGGGAAAAAGCAAAGGAACTTGGTATTGAAATAAGTACCGTTAGAATGAAAAGGGTGAGTGTTCCTGCGGAAAATCTCAAAAAGATATATGATTCCATGACAGCAGAAAGACAAAGACAGGCTGCTCTTTATAGAGCAGAGGGGCAAAGGGAGGCTCAGAGAATAAAGTCGGAGGCAGAAAAGAAGAGAGTAATTATTCTTTCAGAGGCATATAGAAAGGCTCAGGAGTTAAAGGGGAAGGGTGAAGCAGAAGCAAGCAAAATACTTCAAACTGCTCTATCTTCAGATCCCGAATTTTATCAGTTTCTTAAAACCTTAGAGCTTTACAAGAGCACTCTTCCTGGTAATGTGTTGATAATTACTCCTGACTCTGAGCTTTTCAAATATTTAAGGAAAAAATAA